The DNA window GCTGGCGAACATGCCCGAGGTGGTGCGTCAGATGCACACCGCCTCCGGGCTGCTCGACGAGCTGGACTCCGGGGTGACGCTGGCCGATGCCGAGGCCCAGGTGCTGGCCTATGTCCGCGAGCACGTCCCGGACGCCGGCAAGGCCCCGCTCTGCGGCAACTCGGTGGCCACCGACCGGGGTTTCCTGGCCCGGGACATGCCCGGCCTGGAGGCGCACCTCCACTACCGGATCGTGGATGTCTCCTCCATCAAGGAGCTGGCCCGCCGCTGGTACCCCCGCGCCTACTACAACAGCCCCGAGAAGAACGGCAACCACCGCGCCCTGGCCGACATCCGGGAGAGCATCGTGGAGCTGCGCTACTACCGCGAGGCGGTGTTCGTGCCGCAGCCGGGTCCCGACAGCGACACGGCGCGCGCCATCGCCGCCAAGCATGCGCTGCCGCCGTCGCCCTGACCTGCCGCCCTCCGTGACCGCGCCAACCGCGCTGGCCACACCGCCCGCACCGGCCGCACCACCGGTGGGACGCGCCGAAAGCCTGGCACGAGCACTCCTGCGGATCCTGTAGAGTTATCCGCGTCGGAGCGCGAGGCGCACCGAACAGATGGTGGGTGTAGCTCAGCTGGTAGAGCACCGGGTTGTGGTCCCGGGTGTCGCGGGTTCAAGTCCCGTCACTCACCCCATGAGAAAGATCCGCTGGCCTGCAGAAACGGGCCGGCGGATCTTTTCGTTTCCGCACGGGCGCGGGGCCGCTTCTGACCGGTGCTCAGCAGACCGTCCGGCGGGGCCTAC is part of the Peterkaempfera bronchialis genome and encodes:
- the orn gene encoding oligoribonuclease; the protein is MNDRMVWIDCEMTGLDLVQDALVEVAALVTDSELNILGEGVDVVIRPPAAALANMPEVVRQMHTASGLLDELDSGVTLADAEAQVLAYVREHVPDAGKAPLCGNSVATDRGFLARDMPGLEAHLHYRIVDVSSIKELARRWYPRAYYNSPEKNGNHRALADIRESIVELRYYREAVFVPQPGPDSDTARAIAAKHALPPSP